In the genome of Candidatus Methylomirabilota bacterium, the window TTCTGTTTTCCCCCGTCGCGGAGGCACTCCGCGTCGTCGACGAGGTACCCGCGGGGGCCGAAGCCGTCCGTCGCGTAGCCCGTGCAGTCCTGGATCCAGCGGTTGTGCTCGATGAGGAAGTGGTGGGACCGGGGTGTGGTGTCCTGGTCCGTCAGCGTGTCGCGAGCCACCACGACGTACGTCGAGCCGGTGACCTGCAGTCGGCGCACCGTGACGTACTCGGCGCCCTCCACGACCAGGAATGCCGGCCAACACCCCTGCACCGTGAGGTCCTCCACGACGATCCCCGACACGTTCTTCATCTGGATGCAGTTCGTGTCGTGGAAGCCCGGGATCACGAAGGTCCCGATGCGGCGCGACGGGAGCCGGCTGCCGCGGCGAAGGGTCGGAGAGATGTTGGGCGTCTTCTCGAAGTGGGTGCCGACCTTGGGTTGGCCGTCACCCTGCACGAGCGTCCCTCCGGACCCGCGGATCGTGATGGGCGCATCCGGCTTCGCCTTGACGTTCTCGAGGATCGGGATCACACCCCGGCCCCGGCTCACCATCGCATAGACGCCGGGATGAAGCTGCACGGTCCCGCCGGGCAGGCCCGTCTGGTTTCTCTCCTTGAGACACTGGAAGGCCAGGGAGAGCGTCGTGGTGTCGACGACATCGAGCACGAAGCCGGCTGGCAGCGGGTCCGGGCAGGTGAGCGCCCGGGCCTCGCTGGTGAACACGAGGGCCGCGAGCGCGGAGGCGAGTGGCGCGAGAACCAGAAGGCGGTAGGTCATCGTCCGGTTGGACACCAGGCACCTCCCGGCAGAGTCGGCTACCCCCGTCACGCGTCGGGGAAGAAGAGCGGATCGCGAGGGATGACGCCGACCGGGTCGCCCTCGGCCACCATGCGCGCGGTGGTCGCCGCGAACTCGTGAGCGCCCACGCGGATCCGGTATTCGAGGAATTCGCCCCGGTACACCCGCGCGACGATGCGACCGGGCACTCCGGCCCCCGCCGCCGTCAGTTCGACCTGGGCCGGGCGAAAGGCGAGCATCCCGCGCCCGGCGGCGCCGGGCGGCACCCGGCAGGCCAGCGGTGACGCCTCGGGGACTCCCGTCAGGCGCACGGCGCCCGAGCCCGCGACCTCCGCCGGGAGGAAGCCGACGTAGCCCATGAACTCGGCGACGAATCGGGTGGCCGGGGCGCCGTAGACGACCTCCGGCCGGTCCACCTGGTGGAGGAGGCCGGCCCCCATCACCGCCACCCGATCGGCCAGGGCCAGCGCCTCGTCCTGATCGTGGGTGACGTAGAGGATCGCGGCGCCGACCCGCCGCTGGATCGCCTTCAGCTCCACGCGCATGTCTTGCCGGAGGCGGGCGTCCAGGTTCGACAGCGGCTCGTCGAGGAGCAGCACCGCCGGCTCGCCGGCGAGGGCCCGCGCCAGGGCGACTCGCTGCTGCTGGCCCCCCGAGAGCTGGTGCGGATAGCGGTCGTCGAGCCCCTCGAGCCGGGTCAGCTCGAGGAGCGCGTGGACCCGCGCCTGCCGGCTCTCGGCCGGGATGCGCCGGAGCCGCAGCGGGTAGCCGACGTTCTCGGCGACGGTCATGTGGGGCCAGACGGCGAAGGACTGGAAGACCATCCCGATCCGCCGCGCTTCCGGCGGGACGAAGACCGCGCGGGCGGGCGCGGCGACGGTGGTGCCGCCGATGCGGATCTCGCCGGCCGAGGGCTGCTCGAAGCCGGCCACCATCCGGAGCGTCGTCGTCTTGCCGCAGCCCGAGGGACCGAGGACGGCGACGAAGGCGCCCGGCGGGACGGTGAGCGTGACGCCGCGCACGGCATGGGCGCCGCCGCGCCCATCGAAGCGCTTCTCGACGGCGTCGAGCTCGACGGCCGGCCCCTCAGGCGTCACGCGGCGCGGGCACGCCGGCCAGATACCGGCCGAGGACGTGGGCCCCCAGCGAGACCGCCACGATCACGGTCGCCAGGGCGGCGGAGAGGAGCACTTTCCCCTCCTCGTGGAGGTTGAACGCCATGACGCCGATCGTCTCGTTGCCGGCCGACCAGAGGATGACGGAGAGCGTGAGCTCGGTGAGAGCGGGCACGGCGGCCAGGACCCAGGCGGCCAGGAGGCCCGAGCGGAGGAGCGGGACGGTCACGTCGGCGAGACTCCGCCACAGCGAAGCCCCCGAGGCCCGGGCCGCTTCCTCGAGAGCCGGATGGAGCTGCAGGAGCGCGGCCGCCACCGGCCGGAGGGCCAGGGCGAGGAACCGCGCGACATAGGCGATCAGGATGATCCAGAGCGTGTTGTAGAGCTGGAGCCCGAACACGGGCCGGAGGAAGGCCAGCACGATGGCGAGGGCCAGGACCGTGCCCGGGACCGCGAAGGGAAGCGTGACGAGAGTCTCCAGGATCGTGCCACCGCGGAGGCGGACCCGCTGCTGGAGATAGGCGACGGCGAGCGCGAGGGCGACGCAGATCGTGGCCGCGGCCGCGGCCAGGACCAGACTGTTCCGGACCGCCCGCCACACCGCCGGGATCTGGAACAGGATCAGGCGGAAGTTCTCGAGCCCGAGGTTGTCGACCGTCAGCGGGCGCCCGTAGGCGCGCGTGAGCGCGGTCAGCA includes:
- a CDS encoding ABC transporter ATP-binding protein, which codes for MTPEGPAVELDAVEKRFDGRGGAHAVRGVTLTVPPGAFVAVLGPSGCGKTTTLRMVAGFEQPSAGEIRIGGTTVAAPARAVFVPPEARRIGMVFQSFAVWPHMTVAENVGYPLRLRRIPAESRQARVHALLELTRLEGLDDRYPHQLSGGQQQRVALARALAGEPAVLLLDEPLSNLDARLRQDMRVELKAIQRRVGAAILYVTHDQDEALALADRVAVMGAGLLHQVDRPEVVYGAPATRFVAEFMGYVGFLPAEVAGSGAVRLTGVPEASPLACRVPPGAAGRGMLAFRPAQVELTAAGAGVPGRIVARVYRGEFLEYRIRVGAHEFAATTARMVAEGDPVGVIPRDPLFFPDA